Proteins found in one Deltaproteobacteria bacterium genomic segment:
- a CDS encoding YHYH protein, producing MRSLIFATLFVTAQLTACGGDDSDTTGNDSSSPSDITNPDVDTDDRCTVIRASISDAGFAEEVAVRCDSQFAHLGADTYPAHDLMNGIVGTNEQVPAPAPDFEAPIRLSPVVADTVTTRDSALGVAVNGVPIYDYSAGGELQMDDDGNSQYESNQDTTLLGQLDNCGGHAGKGDDYHYHKSPDCMIAMMDNKDANPIIGWAYDGYPIYGNNNPDGSSIASSALDPCNGQTDETFGYRYHTSSEQPYILKCLRGEVDEADLPRVSTSRPGGAPIDASSLDYTTSAKSDGTETRRLSYTYQSVDYYIQYSTRSDTTRCFDVESKMCNRSNGDQCNTTEQNECFCRDLPSGTSAPAGCRTAGPPN from the coding sequence ATGCGCTCTCTTATCTTCGCTACGCTATTCGTCACCGCGCAACTGACTGCTTGCGGAGGCGATGACTCCGATACAACAGGCAACGATAGCTCTTCGCCAAGTGACATCACAAACCCTGACGTGGATACCGACGACCGCTGCACCGTGATTCGCGCATCTATTTCAGATGCCGGTTTTGCTGAAGAAGTCGCCGTCCGATGTGATTCTCAATTTGCACACCTTGGAGCCGACACCTACCCTGCCCACGACCTCATGAATGGCATCGTTGGGACCAACGAACAGGTCCCGGCACCCGCCCCAGACTTTGAAGCTCCTATTCGGTTAAGCCCCGTGGTTGCCGATACCGTCACCACTCGTGATTCTGCTCTCGGCGTGGCAGTCAACGGTGTACCGATTTACGATTACTCCGCGGGCGGTGAGTTGCAAATGGACGACGATGGAAATTCTCAATATGAGAGTAACCAAGACACAACCTTGTTGGGGCAACTGGACAATTGCGGCGGGCATGCTGGCAAGGGCGATGATTACCATTATCACAAATCACCAGATTGTATGATTGCCATGATGGATAACAAAGACGCAAACCCAATCATCGGCTGGGCCTACGATGGTTACCCCATCTACGGAAACAACAACCCCGATGGTTCCAGCATTGCCTCATCGGCGCTTGACCCATGCAATGGCCAAACAGACGAGACATTCGGCTACCGGTACCACACATCCAGTGAACAGCCGTATATTCTCAAGTGCCTGAGAGGCGAAGTCGACGAAGCAGACCTACCTCGGGTAAGCACCTCTAGACCTGGCGGTGCTCCAATCGATGCCAGCTCTTTAGATTACACAACCAGCGCTAAGAGTGACGGCACAGAAACGCGGCGGCTTTCTTACACGTATCAATCGGTGGATTACTACATTCAGTACTCTACGCGCAGCGACACCACCCGCTGCTTTGATGTGGAATCAAAGATGTGCAACCGGTCCAACGGAGACCAATGCAATACAACCGAGCAAAACGAGTGCTTTTGTCGTGATTTGCCCAGTGGAACGTCAGCA
- a CDS encoding YbhB/YbcL family Raf kinase inhibitor-like protein — translation MKFYRYLMKQLILGLLALSLLGCGSDSEPADNNAGQEDSGSTNTATEDFGDFQVSSTAFNAGDTLPEDYACSRDGGGDLSPPVTWSGAPEGVTEYALVMYHYPQGQTDNPSHYWLVWNIPSSINSLDAGNLESIGNEGSNKDGVAIGYTPPCSPGDAVHEYTIRVYALSAAPEALGSSDNVSIGWAEFVAAVEPLSLGMTEFSFTN, via the coding sequence ATGAAGTTTTACCGATACTTAATGAAGCAACTGATTTTGGGCTTACTGGCTCTGAGCCTGTTGGGATGCGGGAGTGATTCCGAGCCTGCCGATAACAATGCTGGCCAAGAGGATTCCGGTTCAACGAACACCGCGACTGAAGATTTTGGAGACTTCCAAGTGAGCAGTACCGCCTTTAATGCAGGGGATACTTTGCCGGAAGACTATGCTTGCTCTCGCGATGGCGGCGGTGATTTGTCGCCGCCAGTGACGTGGTCGGGGGCGCCGGAGGGTGTCACTGAGTATGCGCTCGTGATGTATCACTACCCACAAGGCCAAACCGACAACCCAAGTCATTATTGGCTTGTTTGGAACATTCCATCCTCTATCAACTCGTTAGACGCTGGCAATTTGGAGAGCATCGGGAATGAAGGCAGTAATAAGGATGGCGTTGCAATTGGTTATACGCCGCCATGTTCACCTGGAGATGCTGTCCACGAATATACGATTCGTGTCTATGCACTGAGCGCTGCCCCGGAGGCCTTGGGGAGCTCAGATAACGTTTCTATAGGTTGGGCTGAATTTGTCGCTGCAGTGGAGCCCCTTTCTCTCGGAATGACTGAGTTCTCGTTTACGAATTAA